From the Actinomadura luzonensis genome, the window GAGGCCCTGCGCAAGATCACGCAGTCCCCGCGCGTCCTCGTCGTGGTCGACGAGGCCGACGAGCTGACGTGGCTGAGCCTGCGCAACGCGCCCGAGGTCCACCTGCTGGACGCCGGGCAGCTCAACACCTACGACGTGCTCGTGCACGACGACGTGGTCTTCACGCAGGAGGCCTACGACCAGGTCGTCGCTCGCCTGAGCAACAGCGGGAAGGAAGAGGCCTGATGGAGAAGATCGCCGACCCGCGCGACATCATCATCAAGCCGGTCGTCTCCGAGAAGAGCTACGGCCTGATCGATGAGAACAACAAGTACACGTTCCTGGTGAAGAAGACCGCGAACAAGACCCAGGTCAAGATCGCCGTCGAGCAGATCTTCGGGGTCAAGGTCACCAGCGTGAACACGATCAACCGGCAGGGCAAGCGCAAGCGCACCCGCACCGGCTACGGCAAGCGTCCCGACACCAAGCGCGCGATCGTGAGCCTGGTCGAGGGCGATCGGATCGACATCTTCGGTCAGATCGGCTAGCAGCCACAGAAAGAGGCGGGCTCCCGAGGGCCCGCGGGTC encodes:
- the rplW gene encoding 50S ribosomal protein L23, which translates into the protein MEKIADPRDIIIKPVVSEKSYGLIDENNKYTFLVKKTANKTQVKIAVEQIFGVKVTSVNTINRQGKRKRTRTGYGKRPDTKRAIVSLVEGDRIDIFGQIG